A stretch of DNA from Nitrososphaerota archaeon:
CAGAGGTATGTTTGCGTTCGCTATATGGGACAAAAGAAGAAAGAGCATGTATATTGCTCGTGATAGGTATGGGAAGAAGCCTCTTTACTATGCCCTGCTGGATGGTACGCTTGTATTCGCCTCTGAAATGAAGGCGATACTACCTTGGGGCTCTTTCACGATAGATCGTTATGCAATGGATCTTTACTTTACTTACCTCTATGTCCCGTCGCCTTATACCATATTCCGTGAGATTAAGAAACTGCCTCCTGCCAGCTATTTGACTTATTCGAAAGGTGTACTGAAAATAGAGACTTACTGGGACGTGGACTTCAAGCCTGATTCTGACGTCAGGGAGGATGAAATTATGGAACGATTATATGGGACGATGTTAGACGCCGTGCGTATCCGCATGAGGAGCGATGTCCCACTTGGGGCCTTCTTAAGCGGCGGAATAGATTCGAGCACTATCGTTGCGTTAATGGCTAAGCTTTCGGAGGAACCTGTGCATACCTTTTCGATAGGCTTCGATCAAGGCATAGATGAAACGCCATTTGCGAGACAGGTCGCCGAGCTTTACGGTACGGACCATCGGGAACACATAGTTAGTATGAAGGTTTTCGAAATTCTTCCGAAACTGGTATGGCACTTCGATGAACCGTTTGCAGATCACTCCTTTATCCCGACTTATTACCTCTCCCAAGTAACTAGGAATCAGGTGAAGGTGGCTTTAAGCGGAGACGGAGGAGATGAAATCTTCATGGGCTATCCATTCCTATATGAGCCCAACTTATACCGCGCCTATAGACGTGTACCTCGTGGCCTGCGCCGAGCTATGTTACGCTCCATTCTCGCTCTTCCTATACAGGGACAGTTCACGCGTATGGCGAACCATGCCTATGAGAAGGATTACGGCGACCAGCCCGAAACGGAACGATATATTATGAGGGTTACGGCTATTGAGCCTGCTGGGCTAACGAAACTTTATAGTTCGAGTTTTATGAAGGAACATCGACCGAACGACAGCTACAGCTACCTGCGCGAATGGTTGCAGCGATGCCATGCTGACACCGCCCATAAGCTTGATTACGCCACTCTCCACACATATCTCCAAGAAGATATTCTTACTAAAGTAGATAGAATGAGCATGGCTGTTTCATTAGAAGTCAGGTGCCCACTTCTCGATCAAGCTTTGACCGAAGTCGTCGCGAAGATTCCCGCCCACATGAAGCTTAGAGGAGGCCTAACCAAATACATGTTCAAGAAGATGGTAGTCGAGAAGGGTCTCCTCCCTCGTGACATCGCCTACAGAAGCAAGCAGGGCTTTGGAGCACCTATTGATAAATGGCTAAAAAGTGACTGGAAGGATCTCGTATCCCAAGTTCTAGACCCTGTGATTTCCTCAAACTATACAGGTTTCTTCGACCGGGAATATTTGGCTAAGATGTTAAGACAGCCTTACCTGTATTCGGGTCGCCTCTTCTCGATGGTAACATTCGTATTATGGTATAAGACTTACGTTGAAGAGGGGTTTAAAGCTCCGCTTATGATCTAATGTTTCAAGGCGCGAACCTATTCGTCTTTGTGTCCTCATCTTAGGTCTAGAAGTTTCTCATACACCCTTATAGTTTCCGAGGTCATCTTTTCTATCTTGAAGGGTACTGGCACGTAGGGCTGCAAGACACCGGACGCTATCTTATCCGCTGCATCCTGCTCGTCCTCCACAAGGAGTGAGAGTCTCTTTACCTCATATGGAATCTTCGCATCTTTGCGTAAGATAACAGAGGTCCCGCAGGCACGTGCCTCCACCAGAGGGTACCCGAAGCCTCGGTATGGCATAAAATCGATAAAATAGTCAATCGAGTTGTAATAGTCGACGATGTTATCCTCACTAGTCCCCGTAAGAGAATGCAAGGAGAAACTCAACTTCTTCTCCGTCAGAATTGCAATTAACTTTTGCATCCTTGGATGCATCTCCCTGTAGTACCCTATCCGAATTCCTTGATGCGGTTTCCTCTCTCTAGGGGTGAACTTCCCGCTTATTCCAGGGCTTACCATCTTCACTTTCTCCTTATGCTGTGGGAAGATATCGTAAATCTCCTGAGCCGTCTGAGACGAGAGGGCGATTATCGCGTCTGCGCATTTGAAAGACCGTGTGACAATCTGCGAGAAATACAAGCGATAGACTCTTGCAGAGAGGGAGCCATAGTTTACCCACTCTGAATTTCCTTCACTAAGTGGTGCGATGTCGCCGACGGTGACCACGAACGGTTTACCATTCGGCAAAAACACAGGCGAGACTGCATGGACGACTCCCCCGTCGTGTTTGGAAGAGCTCAATTTCACGCCCGCTTTTTGGAGTGAGTTAGTTAGGTCTTTGACGTACCTCTTCACCCCGAGAGAAAGTCTATTCGAATTCCCCACGATTTGGACGAGGATTTCACGTTCGTCAATTGGGTTTCGATAGTTTTCAACTATTTTCAATGGATCACTTCCTCCGATTTGACCTCTAGTCCCGTCTGACAGGACCCCATGGCCTGATGTTTGCTTCCTTCAATCCGAACATGATGGCCATCCCATGAAAGTATCCCAAAAGCGTTACTTTAAGATCCTTGTGATTCCGCCTCGAGAAAAGCTGGAGAGGTAACTCTAGCGTCACCGTCACACAATCGTAGAATCTCCGAAATGCGGAATGGTTCCTTTTAGAATAGAGCAACTTATTTCTCAACCTCATGTAACCCTTCAGGCCTTGAACTCTATCGGAAGTCGCGGAACCAACATGATAGAGGCAAGTTTCATGTAACGCGAGTACCGTGAAGCCCGCTTTCTTCGCCCTAGCTCCAAGATCGACATCTTCCCAATACATGAAGTATGAAGGGTCTATAAGACCGACTCTTTCGAAGACCTCCTTCTTGACCATGCAATTCCATGCGTAATCTAATTCGTTTGATTCTGAGGGCCTGGTGGTTAGGCGAAATGAGCTGACCTTATTTCCTGTCGACGACCTAGAGCCGTCTGGCATGAGTTGATCGGGGGCGACAATCCCAAGGTTAATCGAAGACACCGATTCAAACTGGCTGACAAGCTTCTCAAAAATTCCATTGTCTGTGAATACAAGATCGTTGCTCCCAAGAAAGATATAATCGCAATCGTGAGACAGAGCATAGCTGATTCCGTAATTATAGGCAGCGGTTCCAATGTTTTCTGACAGG
This window harbors:
- a CDS encoding glycosyltransferase family 4 protein, giving the protein MKIVENYRNPIDEREILVQIVGNSNRLSLGVKRYVKDLTNSLQKAGVKLSSSKHDGGVVHAVSPVFLPNGKPFVVTVGDIAPLSEGNSEWVNYGSLSARVYRLYFSQIVTRSFKCADAIIALSSQTAQEIYDIFPQHKEKVKMVSPGISGKFTPRERKPHQGIRIGYYREMHPRMQKLIAILTEKKLSFSLHSLTGTSEDNIVDYYNSIDYFIDFMPYRGFGYPLVEARACGTSVILRKDAKIPYEVKRLSLLVEDEQDAADKIASGVLQPYVPVPFKIEKMTSETIRVYEKLLDLR
- the asnB gene encoding asparagine synthase (glutamine-hydrolyzing) codes for the protein MNLPCGISGFVGEGGKDRLKKMVELLTHRGPDSSGLFLDSGVGLGINRLSIIDLRTGDQPIHNEDESLWIVFNGEIYNYKELREDLEGRGHRFYTETDTETVVHAFEEWREECVQHLRGMFAFAIWDKRRKSMYIARDRYGKKPLYYALLDGTLVFASEMKAILPWGSFTIDRYAMDLYFTYLYVPSPYTIFREIKKLPPASYLTYSKGVLKIETYWDVDFKPDSDVREDEIMERLYGTMLDAVRIRMRSDVPLGAFLSGGIDSSTIVALMAKLSEEPVHTFSIGFDQGIDETPFARQVAELYGTDHREHIVSMKVFEILPKLVWHFDEPFADHSFIPTYYLSQVTRNQVKVALSGDGGDEIFMGYPFLYEPNLYRAYRRVPRGLRRAMLRSILALPIQGQFTRMANHAYEKDYGDQPETERYIMRVTAIEPAGLTKLYSSSFMKEHRPNDSYSYLREWLQRCHADTAHKLDYATLHTYLQEDILTKVDRMSMAVSLEVRCPLLDQALTEVVAKIPAHMKLRGGLTKYMFKKMVVEKGLLPRDIAYRSKQGFGAPIDKWLKSDWKDLVSQVLDPVISSNYTGFFDREYLAKMLRQPYLYSGRLFSMVTFVLWYKTYVEEGFKAPLMI
- a CDS encoding glycosyltransferase family 2 protein, coding for MIACVIANYNGKELLRKCLSSLPDCLAIVVDNNSTDLSQDMVRREFPNVKLISLSENIGTAAYNYGISYALSHDCDYIFLGSNDLVFTDNGIFEKLVSQFESVSSINLGIVAPDQLMPDGSRSSTGNKVSSFRLTTRPSESNELDYAWNCMVKKEVFERVGLIDPSYFMYWEDVDLGARAKKAGFTVLALHETCLYHVGSATSDRVQGLKGYMRLRNKLLYSKRNHSAFRRFYDCVTVTLELPLQLFSRRNHKDLKVTLLGYFHGMAIMFGLKEANIRPWGPVRRD